The following are from one region of the Bacteroidota bacterium genome:
- a CDS encoding dihydroorotase: MGKILITNANIVNEGKIFQGSILIEDEIIKKISKSEIKSSADKIIDAKGKFLLPGIIDDQVHFREPGLTHKGEIYTEAKAGIAGGVTSYMEMPNTVPNALTQNLLEEKYKRASEVSLANYSFFMGASNDNIDEVLKTNPRNVCGVKVFMGSSTGNMLVDNKTTLENIFSKCKMLIATHCEDEATIRANMEKFKAKYGENIPVAYHPEIRSEEACYKSSSLAVELAKKYNTRLHILHISTAKELELFDSKTPLKEKRITAEACIHHLCFSDGDYATKGNFIKWNPAVKTKNDRDAILRGVLENKIDVICTDHAPHTLEEKKQSYFKAPSGGPLIQHSLGAMLEFVYQKKITIEKVVEKMSHALADCFQIEKRGYIREGYFADLVVVDLNSPWKVEKSNILAKCGWSPFEGQTFNSKVTHTFVNGHLLYDEGKFNESKKGQRLLFNRN, from the coding sequence ATGGGAAAAATTCTCATAACCAATGCAAACATAGTTAACGAAGGAAAAATTTTCCAGGGAAGCATTCTAATTGAAGATGAAATCATTAAGAAAATTTCTAAAAGTGAAATTAAATCTTCCGCAGATAAAATTATTGATGCCAAAGGTAAATTTCTTCTCCCGGGCATCATTGACGACCAGGTTCATTTTCGCGAACCGGGATTAACTCACAAAGGAGAAATTTATACAGAAGCAAAAGCAGGAATTGCTGGCGGTGTTACTTCCTACATGGAAATGCCCAACACGGTTCCGAATGCGCTCACGCAAAATTTACTCGAAGAAAAATATAAGCGCGCTTCAGAAGTTTCGCTGGCGAATTATTCTTTCTTCATGGGTGCTTCGAATGATAATATTGACGAAGTTCTGAAAACAAATCCAAGAAATGTGTGTGGTGTAAAAGTTTTTATGGGTTCTTCTACTGGAAATATGTTGGTAGATAATAAAACAACACTTGAAAATATTTTCTCCAAATGCAAAATGCTGATTGCCACGCACTGCGAAGATGAAGCAACCATCCGTGCGAACATGGAAAAATTTAAAGCGAAGTATGGAGAAAATATTCCGGTTGCATATCATCCGGAGATACGAAGTGAAGAAGCGTGTTACAAATCTTCATCGCTTGCGGTCGAACTGGCAAAAAAATATAATACACGTTTGCACATACTTCATATTTCTACAGCAAAAGAATTAGAATTGTTTGACAGCAAAACTCCTTTGAAAGAAAAAAGAATTACAGCCGAAGCATGTATACATCATCTTTGTTTTTCGGATGGTGATTACGCAACGAAAGGGAATTTTATCAAGTGGAATCCTGCCGTGAAAACAAAAAATGACCGCGATGCAATTCTGCGGGGAGTGCTGGAAAATAAAATTGATGTCATCTGTACCGATCATGCTCCCCATACACTGGAAGAAAAAAAACAATCCTACTTCAAAGCCCCTTCAGGCGGACCACTGATTCAGCATTCCCTTGGCGCTATGCTGGAATTTGTTTATCAGAAAAAAATAACGATAGAAAAAGTAGTTGAGAAAATGTCTCATGCGCTTGCAGATTGTTTTCAAATTGAAAAACGCGGATACATACGCGAGGGATATTTTGCGGATTTGGTAGTTGTAGATTTAAATTCTCCCTGGAAAGTTGAAAAGTCAAATATTCTGGCGAAATGCGGATGGTCTCCTTTCGAAGGACAAACTTTTAATTCCAAAGTCACTCATACTTTTGTGAACGGACATCTTTTATATGATGAAGGAAAATTTAACGAATCAAAAAAGGGACAACGGCTTCTTTTCAACAGGAATTGA
- a CDS encoding lysophospholipid acyltransferase family protein produces MQAIGFYLALPFLYLISILPFPLLYLFSDFVFVPMYYIIGYRKKVVTENLRNSFPEKSEKEIFALRRKFFRYLCDLFLETFKTLSISHASMLKRCRFDEHSLALIKKLYEEKKNIILVLGHLGNWEWGGNAFSMQCKQQLYVIYHPLENKYFNKLIIGMRTRFGTKLIKMKDTFRDMLKMKNEINATAFIADQTPSPENAHWTKFLNQDTPVFKGTEVIAKKLNYPIVFINVKKIKRGYYTMSAEMLCGNPSSTSNGEISELHTKKLEEEIQKNPETWLWSHRRWKHKRVH; encoded by the coding sequence ATGCAGGCAATCGGATTTTATCTCGCACTTCCATTTCTTTATTTAATTTCTATCCTTCCTTTTCCTCTTCTCTACTTATTTTCTGATTTTGTTTTCGTTCCGATGTATTATATAATCGGATATCGAAAAAAAGTTGTAACGGAAAACCTACGCAACTCCTTCCCCGAAAAATCAGAAAAAGAAATTTTTGCACTAAGAAGAAAATTCTTCCGGTATCTCTGCGACTTGTTTCTTGAAACTTTCAAAACTCTTTCCATAAGCCATGCCTCCATGCTGAAGCGTTGTCGGTTTGATGAACACTCGCTTGCGTTGATAAAAAAATTATACGAAGAGAAAAAAAACATCATCCTCGTGCTCGGTCATCTGGGAAACTGGGAATGGGGAGGAAACGCCTTCAGCATGCAATGCAAACAACAACTCTATGTAATTTATCACCCGCTGGAAAATAAATACTTCAATAAATTAATTATCGGAATGCGAACCCGTTTTGGTACAAAACTGATTAAAATGAAAGATACATTCCGTGACATGCTGAAAATGAAAAATGAAATTAATGCTACTGCTTTCATTGCAGATCAGACTCCTTCTCCAGAAAATGCACATTGGACAAAATTCCTGAATCAGGATACGCCCGTTTTCAAAGGAACAGAAGTCATCGCGAAAAAATTAAATTACCCGATTGTGTTTATCAATGTAAAAAAAATAAAACGCGGATATTATACTATGTCAGCAGAAATGCTTTGCGGAAATCCTTCCTCCACTTCAAATGGGGAAATTTCGGAACTGCATACCAAAAAACTAGAAGAGGAGATCCAAAAAAATCCTGAAACATGGCTTTGGTCTCATAGGAGATGGAAGCATAAACGAGTTCACTAA
- a CDS encoding fatty acid desaturase, translating to MRTGKDLILATRPFAQEIRWKSWYCTLSTLLLLILFNAGTFQNLPLAMKIVCSIMTGLLLSRMFVIYHDYAHHSILYKSIPAKIIFSVFGLYILAPRSIWKRSHDYHHNNNSKLFSASIGSYPIFSKQKYLTASKSERREYLAVRHPLNMIFGYFTLFSFGMCILSFLASPRRHYDSLIALILHIIFIVCVVYFFGWITWVLAILMPFSIACGFGAYLFYAQHNFPGVTFKNNIEWSYEHAALESSSYMKMNFFWQWVTANIGFHHIHHMNSKIPFYRLPEVMKAIPELQQAKITTLWPSDIIKCLRLKIWDPDKQQMVPLSAIS from the coding sequence GTGAGAACAGGGAAAGACCTCATACTTGCTACGCGCCCTTTCGCGCAGGAAATCAGGTGGAAGAGTTGGTACTGCACTCTTTCCACTTTGCTTCTTCTTATTTTATTTAATGCGGGGACATTCCAGAATCTTCCTTTAGCTATGAAGATTGTTTGCAGTATTATGACAGGGCTTTTGCTGTCGAGAATGTTTGTGATTTATCACGACTACGCGCATCATTCTATTCTGTATAAATCCATCCCTGCAAAAATAATTTTTTCTGTTTTCGGATTGTATATACTTGCGCCCAGAAGCATCTGGAAACGTTCGCACGATTATCATCACAACAACAATTCAAAACTTTTCAGCGCGAGCATCGGCTCCTATCCTATTTTCTCAAAACAAAAATATCTTACTGCCTCTAAAAGCGAGCGCAGAGAATATCTTGCGGTGAGACATCCACTAAATATGATTTTTGGATATTTTACCCTTTTTAGTTTTGGAATGTGTATTCTTTCGTTTCTCGCCAGCCCGCGCAGGCATTATGATTCGCTCATCGCTCTTATTCTTCATATAATTTTTATTGTCTGTGTAGTTTATTTTTTCGGTTGGATAACATGGGTGCTTGCCATCCTGATGCCTTTTTCAATTGCTTGCGGATTTGGCGCGTATCTTTTTTATGCACAGCATAATTTTCCGGGCGTTACTTTCAAAAATAATATTGAATGGAGTTACGAGCATGCCGCTTTGGAATCTTCCAGCTATATGAAAATGAATTTTTTCTGGCAATGGGTTACCGCCAATATCGGCTTCCATCACATTCATCACATGAATTCTAAAATTCCGTTTTACCGCTTGCCGGAAGTAATGAAGGCGATTCCCGAATTACAGCAGGCAAAAATCACTACGCTCTGGCCTTCTGATATTATTAAATGTCTTCGCCTGAAAATCTGGGACCCCGACAAACAACAAATGGTTCCGCTTAGCGCGATTAGTTAG
- the acs gene encoding acetate--CoA ligase encodes MNRITSFEQYLSEYKKSVENPEQFWAEKAESFLWKKKWDKVLEWNFSEPNVKWFIGGKLNITENCLDRHLKEKGTQTAIIWEPNNPNEAVRKISYKELHEEVCRFANVLKNNGAKKGDRICIYMPMVPELAIAVLACARIGAIHSVVFGGFSFQSLADRIHDADCNIVITADGAFRGAKDIPLKTVIDEALQTCPAVKKIIVLKRTNTEIKMLSGRDVWWNDELKKVSADCPAEEMDAEDMLFILYTSGSTGKPKGVVHTTAGYMVYVDYTFRNVFQYNDGEVYWCTADVGWITGHSYLVYGPLLAGATTLMFEGIPTFPDAGRFWNVIDKHKVNIFYTAPTAIRSLQAMGEDFVKPYKLSSLRVLGTVGEPINEEAWNWYNSTIGKKKCPIVDTWWQTETGGIMISPLAGITNTKPGYATLPLPGIQPSIVDEKGKELSGNNVEGRLCMKFPWPAMIRTTYKNHQRCFDTYFSHYKGYYFTGDGCRRDENGYYRITGRVDDVIKVSGHLLGTAEIENAINQHPDIVESAVVGFPHEIKGWAIYAYVIPEHERTDTDKLKKEIAETVNNLIGHIARPDKIQIVKGLPKTRSGKIMRRILRKIAENDLEHIGDTSTLLDPTVVEEIKQNAIK; translated from the coding sequence ATGAACCGCATTACCTCTTTCGAGCAATATCTTTCCGAATACAAAAAAAGTGTAGAAAATCCCGAACAGTTCTGGGCGGAAAAAGCAGAAAGTTTTTTGTGGAAGAAAAAATGGGATAAAGTTCTCGAATGGAATTTCTCCGAACCAAATGTGAAATGGTTCATTGGTGGAAAATTAAACATCACAGAAAATTGTTTAGACCGCCACCTAAAAGAAAAAGGAACTCAAACCGCTATCATCTGGGAACCGAACAACCCGAATGAAGCAGTCAGAAAAATTTCTTACAAAGAATTGCACGAAGAGGTTTGTCGTTTTGCAAACGTGCTGAAAAATAACGGAGCAAAAAAAGGTGACCGCATTTGCATTTACATGCCGATGGTTCCCGAACTCGCGATTGCAGTTCTGGCTTGCGCGAGGATTGGCGCCATTCATTCCGTTGTCTTCGGAGGATTTTCTTTTCAGTCGCTTGCTGACAGAATTCACGATGCAGATTGCAATATTGTCATCACTGCCGATGGCGCTTTTCGCGGAGCAAAAGATATTCCGCTGAAAACTGTAATTGATGAAGCATTACAAACCTGTCCGGCAGTAAAAAAAATAATTGTTCTCAAGCGCACGAACACAGAAATAAAAATGTTAAGCGGAAGAGATGTGTGGTGGAACGATGAATTGAAAAAAGTTTCGGCTGATTGTCCTGCCGAAGAAATGGATGCTGAGGATATGCTTTTCATTCTCTACACTTCAGGCTCCACCGGAAAACCAAAAGGAGTGGTGCATACAACAGCGGGCTACATGGTTTATGTGGATTATACTTTCAGAAATGTTTTTCAATACAACGATGGAGAAGTTTACTGGTGCACAGCTGATGTGGGATGGATTACCGGGCATTCTTATTTAGTTTACGGTCCTCTTCTCGCTGGCGCAACCACGTTGATGTTCGAAGGAATTCCAACTTTTCCGGATGCGGGCAGATTCTGGAATGTGATAGACAAGCATAAAGTGAATATTTTTTACACCGCGCCCACTGCGATTCGCTCACTTCAGGCAATGGGGGAAGATTTTGTGAAGCCGTATAAATTAAGTTCGCTTCGTGTACTCGGAACAGTTGGCGAACCCATCAACGAAGAAGCATGGAACTGGTACAACTCAACTATCGGGAAGAAAAAATGTCCTATTGTTGACACCTGGTGGCAAACTGAAACAGGAGGAATTATGATTTCTCCTCTGGCTGGAATCACAAATACAAAACCAGGTTATGCCACACTTCCGCTTCCCGGAATTCAGCCCTCGATTGTGGATGAAAAAGGGAAAGAACTTTCAGGAAATAATGTCGAAGGAAGATTATGCATGAAATTTCCATGGCCCGCAATGATTCGTACCACTTACAAAAACCATCAACGCTGTTTCGATACTTACTTTTCTCATTACAAAGGTTATTATTTTACAGGCGATGGATGCAGAAGAGATGAAAACGGATATTACCGAATTACAGGACGAGTGGATGATGTGATAAAAGTTTCAGGGCATTTGCTTGGTACTGCCGAAATTGAAAACGCCATCAACCAGCATCCTGATATTGTTGAATCGGCAGTGGTAGGATTTCCGCACGAGATAAAAGGATGGGCGATTTATGCATATGTTATTCCCGAACATGAAAGAACAGACACAGACAAGCTTAAAAAAGAAATTGCGGAAACAGTAAATAATCTTATTGGACATATCGCCAGACCTGACAAAATTCAAATTGTGAAAGGATTACCGAAAACCCGCAGCGGAAAAATCATGCGAAGAATTTTGCGTAAGATTGCTGAAAATGATTTAGAACATATCGGGGACACGTCTACTCTTCTTGACCCGACTGTAGTTGAAGAAATAAAACAAAACGCCATAAAATGA